A section of the Salvelinus fontinalis isolate EN_2023a chromosome 33, ASM2944872v1, whole genome shotgun sequence genome encodes:
- the LOC129832000 gene encoding dynein light chain 2, cytoplasmic — protein MTDRKAVIKNADMSEDMQQDAVDCATQAMEKYNIEKDIAAYIKKEFDKKYNPTWHCIVGRNFGSYVTHETKHFIYFYLGQVAILLFKSG, from the exons ATGACTGACAGGAAGGCAGTAATCAAGAATGCTGACATGTCTGAGGACATGCAGCAGGACGCAGTGGACTGTGCTACCCAGGCCATGGAGAAGTACAATATAGAGAAGGACATTGCGGCCTACATAAAGAAG GAATTTGACAAGAAGTATAACCCAACATGGCATTGCATTGTTGGGAGGAACTTCGGCAGCTACGTCACTCATGAGACAAAGCATTTCATCTACTTCTATTTGGGGCAGGTGGCCATCCTCCTCTTCAAGTCCGGCTGA